One Pseudomonas sp. FP1742 genomic window carries:
- a CDS encoding response regulator, whose product MPNKALRILIADEQHFHRMRTERLFNQLGYYRVAPVQSLADMLNLVEYGCEPFDLVIINASLAAGALDLSGFLRDNRQVHHALIYDDDALPDLAAIRRLMELIDPPEYEAASPLDQARNRQRIG is encoded by the coding sequence TTGCCAAATAAAGCCTTGCGCATTCTGATCGCCGACGAACAGCATTTTCACCGGATGAGAACCGAGCGGTTGTTCAACCAGCTCGGTTATTACCGAGTGGCGCCGGTGCAAAGTCTTGCCGACATGCTGAATCTGGTCGAGTACGGATGCGAGCCGTTCGACCTGGTGATCATCAATGCCTCTCTGGCGGCAGGGGCATTGGATCTGTCCGGGTTCTTGCGCGATAACCGCCAGGTTCACCACGCCTTGATCTACGACGACGACGCGCTGCCGGATTTAGCCGCCATTCGACGGCTGATGGAGCTCATCGATCCGCCTGAGTATGAAGCTGCATCGCCACTGGATCAGGCGCGGAATCGACAACGGATCGGTTGA
- the dkgB gene encoding 2,5-didehydrogluconate reductase DkgB, giving the protein MSIPAFGLGTFRLQGQVVIDSVSTGLELGYRVIDTAQIYENEAEVGQAIAASGIAREELFITSKIWVANFAKDRLIDSLKESLDKLQTDYLDLTLIHWPSPEDQVPVEEFMGALLEAKRLGLTRRIGVSNFTVDLMKQAIAAVGAENIATNQIELHPYLQNRKVVEFAQSQGIQITSYMTLAYGEVLKDPLIQQIADRLQATPAQVTLAWAMQLGYAVIPSSTKRANLQSNLQACALTLSDADMALIAGLDRGQRLTSPNGIAPQWD; this is encoded by the coding sequence ATGTCTATTCCCGCATTCGGTCTTGGTACGTTTCGCCTGCAAGGCCAAGTGGTCATCGATTCGGTAAGCACCGGTCTTGAACTGGGTTACCGGGTCATCGACACCGCGCAAATCTACGAAAACGAAGCCGAGGTTGGCCAGGCTATCGCTGCCAGCGGCATTGCCCGTGAAGAGCTGTTCATCACCAGCAAAATCTGGGTCGCCAATTTTGCCAAAGACCGGTTGATCGACAGCCTCAAAGAGAGCCTGGATAAGCTGCAAACCGACTATCTGGACCTGACGCTGATCCACTGGCCATCGCCGGAAGATCAGGTGCCGGTCGAAGAGTTCATGGGGGCGCTGCTCGAGGCCAAACGACTGGGCCTGACCCGTCGGATCGGCGTGTCCAACTTCACGGTCGACCTGATGAAGCAAGCCATCGCTGCGGTCGGCGCCGAGAACATCGCCACCAACCAGATCGAGCTGCACCCGTACCTGCAAAACCGCAAGGTCGTCGAATTTGCGCAAAGCCAGGGCATCCAGATCACCTCTTACATGACCCTGGCCTATGGCGAAGTGCTGAAAGATCCGCTCATCCAGCAGATCGCCGATCGCCTGCAGGCAACACCGGCCCAAGTTACCCTGGCCTGGGCCATGCAACTGGGGTACGCGGTGATCCCCTCTTCCACCAAACGCGCCAACCTGCAAAGCAATCTGCAAGCCTGCGCCCTGACCCTGAGCGACGCCGACATGGCGCTGATCGCAGGCCTGGATCGCGGCCAGCGGCTGACCAGCCCCAACGGCATTGCACCACAGTGGGATTGA
- a CDS encoding efflux RND transporter periplasmic adaptor subunit: protein MKRPRHTRRALLVALCLIPVIAVAAWQVLPPGRDRFATVQVARGDIESSVTALGTLQPRRYVDVGAQASGQIHKIHVEVGDVVKEGQLLVEIDPSTQQAKLDAGRFSIDNLKAQLQEQRAQHDLARQKYQRQQNLAAGGATRDEDVQTAQAELRTTQARIDMFEAQIRQAQASLRSDQAELGYTRIYAPMSGTVVALDAREGQTLNAQQQTPLILRIAKLSPMTVWAEVSEADIGHVRPGMSAWFTTLSGGNRRWSSTVRQILPIPPKPLDQASQGGGSPASSNKSGTGRVVLYTVLLDVDNADNALMAEMTTQVFFVSHQAKNVLTAPIAALQDGPLADRQTARVVAQNGDIEQRTVRTGISDRLKVQILDGLAEGDHLLIGPADGSGD from the coding sequence ATGAAACGTCCCCGTCACACCCGACGCGCCCTGCTTGTAGCCCTTTGTCTGATCCCCGTTATCGCCGTCGCGGCCTGGCAGGTTTTGCCGCCCGGTCGTGATCGGTTCGCCACGGTCCAGGTCGCGCGCGGCGACATCGAAAGCAGCGTCACGGCGCTGGGAACCCTGCAGCCGCGACGCTATGTCGATGTCGGCGCCCAGGCCTCCGGGCAGATCCACAAGATCCATGTGGAAGTCGGTGACGTGGTCAAGGAAGGCCAGTTGCTGGTGGAAATAGACCCGTCCACGCAACAAGCAAAACTCGACGCCGGACGTTTCTCGATCGACAACCTCAAGGCGCAGCTGCAGGAGCAACGGGCACAGCACGACCTGGCCCGGCAGAAATATCAGCGTCAACAGAACCTCGCCGCCGGCGGCGCGACACGGGACGAAGATGTGCAAACGGCCCAGGCCGAACTGCGCACCACCCAGGCGCGCATCGACATGTTCGAGGCGCAGATCCGTCAGGCCCAGGCCAGTCTGCGCAGCGATCAGGCCGAACTCGGCTATACGCGCATTTACGCACCGATGAGCGGAACGGTCGTGGCCCTCGATGCCCGCGAAGGCCAGACCCTCAACGCGCAGCAGCAAACGCCGCTGATCCTGCGCATCGCCAAACTGTCGCCGATGACGGTCTGGGCCGAGGTCTCGGAGGCTGACATCGGTCACGTCAGACCCGGCATGAGCGCCTGGTTCACCACGCTCAGCGGCGGTAACCGGCGCTGGAGCAGCACGGTGCGGCAGATTTTGCCGATACCGCCCAAACCGCTGGACCAGGCCAGCCAGGGCGGTGGCAGCCCGGCCAGTTCCAATAAAAGCGGCACGGGTCGCGTGGTGCTGTACACGGTGCTGCTGGACGTCGACAACGCCGACAACGCATTAATGGCGGAAATGACCACCCAAGTATTTTTCGTCTCCCATCAGGCAAAAAACGTCCTGACCGCGCCGATCGCGGCCTTGCAGGATGGCCCGTTGGCCGACCGTCAAACGGCTCGGGTCGTTGCCCAAAACGGTGACATCGAGCAAAGGACCGTGCGCACCGGCATCAGCGATCGCCTGAAGGTGCAGATCCTCGACGGACTGGCCGAAGGCGATCACCTGTTGATCGGCCCCGCCGACGGCAGCGGAGACTGA
- the mgtA gene encoding magnesium-translocating P-type ATPase, producing MNLTWLKEFFAGFLRNRHIARHFRRLALLESFTDTTVSREVPPTLAQTLVAAANSDTGQLLDNLGSHPDGLTEPEADALREQHGLNEVEHEQPLPWWTHLWHCYKNPFNLLLTLLAVISWLTEDMKAAIVIFSMVVLSTLLRFWQETKSNQAADALKAMVSNTATVMRREVVNNGAQRLELPIKQLVPGDLIVLSAGDMIPADCRVANAKDLFVSQAAMTGESMPVEKFPRQQDNHTHNPLDLDNILFMGTNVVSGTAMALILTTGNNTYFGALAQRVGATDRAPTSFQTGVNKVSWLLIRFMFVMAPLVLFINGFTKGDWTEALLFALSIAVGLTPEMLPMIVTSTLAKGAVFLSRKKVIVKRLDAIQNFGAMDVLCTDKTGTLTQDKIFLARNVDVWGNDSDDVLEMAYLNSYYQTGLKNLLDVAVLEHVEIHRELKVGTAFRKVDEIPFDFTRRRMSVVVAERDQPHLLICKGAVEEVLAVCTRVRHGDADEALSDELLARIRQVTATFNAEGLRVVAVAARPMIEGRDTYSLADEQALTLIGYVAFLDPPKESTAPALKALAAHGVAVKVLTGDNELVTAKICREVGLEQQGLLMGNDIERMSDAELAVAVETTNVFAKLTPSHKERIVRLLKGNGHVVGFMGDGINDAPALRTADIGISVDSAVDIAKEAADIILLEKSLMVLEEGVLEGRRTFANMLKYIKMTASSNFGNVFSVLVASAFIPFLPMLPMHLLVQNLLYDISQIAIPFDNVDEDMLKQPQRWQPADVGRFMLFFGPISSIFDISTFALMWYVFDANTPDHQTLFQSGWFVVGLLTQTLIVHMIRTPKVPFLQSRAAMPLLVMTGVIMAVGIFLPMGPLAHYFKLQALPSLYFVFLPVILLAYMALTQAVKGFYIRRFGWQ from the coding sequence ATGAACCTGACCTGGCTGAAAGAATTCTTCGCCGGATTCCTGCGAAACCGTCACATCGCCCGGCACTTCCGTCGACTGGCGCTGCTGGAAAGCTTCACCGACACCACCGTCAGCCGCGAAGTCCCGCCGACGCTCGCGCAAACCCTGGTCGCCGCTGCCAACAGCGACACCGGCCAATTGCTGGATAACCTCGGCAGCCACCCTGACGGCCTGACTGAACCCGAGGCCGATGCCCTGCGCGAGCAACATGGCCTCAATGAAGTCGAGCACGAGCAGCCGCTGCCATGGTGGACGCACCTGTGGCACTGCTACAAAAACCCGTTCAACCTGCTGCTGACCTTGCTGGCGGTGATCTCCTGGCTGACCGAAGACATGAAAGCCGCCATCGTGATTTTCTCGATGGTGGTGCTCTCGACCTTGCTGCGTTTCTGGCAGGAAACCAAATCCAACCAGGCCGCCGACGCGCTCAAGGCGATGGTCAGCAACACCGCCACGGTGATGCGTCGGGAGGTGGTGAACAACGGTGCGCAACGCCTCGAATTGCCGATCAAACAACTGGTGCCGGGGGACCTGATCGTGCTCTCGGCCGGCGACATGATTCCCGCCGATTGCCGGGTGGCCAACGCCAAGGACCTGTTCGTCAGCCAGGCCGCGATGACCGGTGAATCGATGCCGGTGGAGAAGTTTCCCCGTCAGCAGGACAACCACACCCACAACCCGCTGGACCTCGACAACATCCTGTTCATGGGCACCAACGTGGTGTCCGGCACGGCGATGGCGCTGATTCTCACCACCGGCAACAACACCTATTTCGGCGCGCTGGCGCAGCGGGTCGGTGCCACCGATCGCGCACCGACCTCGTTCCAGACCGGGGTCAACAAAGTCAGCTGGTTGCTGATCCGCTTCATGTTCGTCATGGCGCCGCTGGTGTTGTTCATCAACGGTTTCACCAAGGGTGACTGGACCGAAGCATTGCTGTTCGCGCTGTCGATCGCCGTGGGCCTGACCCCGGAAATGCTGCCGATGATTGTCACCTCGACCCTGGCCAAGGGCGCGGTGTTCCTGTCGCGCAAAAAAGTCATCGTCAAACGCCTTGATGCGATCCAGAACTTCGGCGCCATGGACGTGCTCTGCACCGACAAGACCGGCACGCTGACCCAGGACAAAATCTTCCTCGCGCGCAACGTCGATGTCTGGGGCAACGATTCCGATGACGTGCTGGAAATGGCCTACCTCAACAGCTACTACCAGACCGGCCTGAAAAACCTGCTGGACGTGGCCGTGCTGGAGCACGTGGAAATCCACCGCGAGCTGAAAGTCGGCACGGCGTTTCGCAAGGTCGACGAGATTCCGTTCGACTTCACCCGTCGACGCATGTCGGTGGTGGTGGCCGAGCGTGATCAGCCGCACTTGCTGATCTGCAAAGGTGCGGTGGAGGAAGTGCTGGCGGTGTGCACCCGGGTGCGCCACGGCGATGCCGACGAGGCGCTGAGCGATGAATTGCTGGCGCGGATTCGCCAGGTCACCGCCACCTTCAATGCCGAAGGCCTGCGGGTGGTGGCGGTGGCGGCGCGGCCGATGATCGAGGGCCGCGACACTTACAGTCTGGCCGATGAACAGGCGCTGACGCTGATCGGTTATGTGGCTTTCCTCGATCCACCGAAGGAAAGCACCGCGCCGGCACTCAAGGCCCTGGCCGCGCACGGTGTGGCGGTGAAAGTGCTGACTGGCGACAACGAACTGGTGACCGCGAAAATCTGCCGTGAAGTCGGGCTGGAGCAGCAAGGCCTGCTGATGGGCAACGACATCGAACGCATGAGCGACGCCGAGCTGGCGGTGGCGGTGGAGACCACCAACGTCTTCGCCAAACTCACGCCGTCGCACAAGGAACGCATCGTCCGTTTGCTCAAGGGTAACGGTCATGTGGTCGGCTTCATGGGCGACGGCATCAACGATGCGCCGGCCCTGCGCACCGCCGACATCGGTATTTCTGTGGACAGCGCGGTGGACATCGCCAAGGAAGCGGCGGACATCATCCTCCTGGAAAAGAGCCTGATGGTGCTGGAGGAGGGCGTGCTGGAAGGGCGACGGACCTTCGCCAACATGCTCAAGTACATCAAAATGACCGCCAGCTCGAACTTCGGCAACGTGTTCTCGGTGCTGGTGGCCAGTGCGTTCATTCCGTTCCTGCCGATGCTGCCGATGCACCTGCTGGTGCAGAACCTGCTCTACGACATTTCGCAGATCGCCATCCCGTTCGATAACGTCGATGAAGACATGCTGAAACAGCCCCAACGCTGGCAGCCAGCGGACGTCGGACGCTTCATGCTGTTTTTCGGCCCGATCAGTTCGATCTTCGACATCAGCACCTTTGCGTTGATGTGGTACGTGTTCGATGCCAACACCCCGGACCACCAGACCCTGTTCCAGTCCGGCTGGTTCGTGGTCGGGTTGCTGACCCAGACACTGATCGTGCACATGATCCGCACGCCGAAGGTGCCGTTCCTGCAAAGCCGCGCCGCCATGCCGCTGCTGGTGATGACCGGGGTGATCATGGCCGTGGGGATTTTCCTGCCGATGGGGCCGCTGGCGCATTACTTCAAACTGCAGGCGCTGCCGTCGCTGTATTTCGTGTTCCTGCCGGTGATTCTGCTGGCGTACATGGCACTGACCCAGGCGGTGAAAGGTTTCTATATTCGGCGGTTTGGCTGGCAGTAA
- a CDS encoding sigma-70 family RNA polymerase sigma factor, protein MLENYYRELVCFLNAKLGNRQVAEDVVHDAYLRVLERSSDTPIEQPRAFLYRTALNLVIDDHRRNVLRQVEPLEVLDSEERYFIPSPHNSLDHGQRLDMLQRALAELPRLCRESFLLRKIEGLSHPQIAEHLGISKALVEKHIVNAMKHCRMRMRQWDVA, encoded by the coding sequence ATGTTGGAAAACTACTATCGCGAGCTGGTGTGTTTCCTGAACGCCAAGCTAGGCAACCGCCAGGTGGCCGAAGATGTGGTGCATGACGCGTATCTGCGGGTGCTGGAGCGTTCCAGCGACACGCCGATCGAGCAACCCCGGGCGTTCCTTTATCGCACCGCGCTCAACCTGGTGATCGACGATCACCGTCGCAATGTCTTGCGTCAGGTCGAACCCCTGGAGGTGCTCGACAGCGAAGAGCGCTACTTCATCCCATCGCCCCACAACAGCCTCGATCATGGTCAGCGCCTGGACATGCTGCAGCGCGCGCTGGCGGAATTGCCACGGCTGTGTCGCGAGAGTTTCCTGCTGCGCAAGATCGAAGGCCTGTCCCACCCGCAAATCGCCGAGCACCTGGGTATTTCCAAGGCGCTGGTGGAAAAGCACATCGTCAACGCCATGAAGCATTGCCGCATGCGCATGCGCCAGTGGGACGTCGCTTGA
- a CDS encoding response regulator transcription factor, translating to MKKALIVDDHPVVRAAVTLVLEREGFKLIFEASSVGEALSILREHAVDLVILDLVMPGGDGLELLDRIRANGWLCLVLVFTSLDPLFFQERCMRAGAMAYVAKTNVLSQLQKAVHAVMAGYTFFARLPAGSQDPRQRSEKEMIDKLSNRELTILRYLAQGMSNKAIAERMHLSHKTVSTYKTRLIEKLGVNAAVHLRDFAKRNLLISE from the coding sequence ATGAAGAAAGCGCTGATTGTGGACGATCATCCGGTGGTACGTGCCGCAGTCACACTTGTACTGGAGCGGGAAGGCTTCAAACTCATTTTTGAGGCGTCCAGTGTTGGCGAGGCCTTATCGATACTTCGTGAGCATGCAGTCGATCTGGTGATACTGGATCTGGTTATGCCCGGTGGCGATGGGCTGGAGCTGCTGGACCGGATCAGGGCCAATGGTTGGCTATGTCTGGTACTGGTTTTCACTTCCCTGGATCCGCTGTTTTTTCAAGAGCGTTGCATGCGCGCCGGGGCCATGGCGTATGTCGCCAAGACCAATGTCCTGAGTCAATTGCAAAAAGCCGTGCACGCCGTCATGGCCGGTTACACCTTTTTCGCGCGGTTGCCTGCGGGATCGCAGGACCCCCGGCAACGCAGCGAAAAAGAGATGATCGATAAACTTTCCAACCGCGAGCTGACAATCCTGCGGTATTTGGCCCAGGGCATGAGCAACAAGGCGATCGCCGAACGTATGCACCTGAGTCACAAGACCGTCAGCACCTACAAGACCCGCTTGATCGAAAAACTGGGCGTGAACGCTGCGGTACACCTGCGCGATTTCGCCAAGCGTAATCTTCTGATCTCTGAGTGA
- a CDS encoding transporter substrate-binding domain-containing protein, producing MLCLVSQALVAVADEPKPLRLLGRSTVEGYAVQLGMDDRNWLVSKRVLRVGVTGPDYPPFELTRNHDELEGITADYVELLAQLLHVNVEVLRYGTRESAMEALKRKDLDLLGTSNSFEAADPELNRTSAYAEDQPMLVTRLDERMPEDLEGKRIAMVADYLPEQTVKAFYPKADLQRYPSALDALGAVAYRQDDVYLGDLISANYLINNNYHNNVQLMGPSGLDANPFGFALVRDNTRLKNIVDQALAAIPMEQRSAIEQRWSAGRANRLGLQRVSLSASEQHWRDQHPTVRVGVVGDFAPLTFYDAERRFSGLTAQLLTLISQRSGLNFDVQRGQSLDEQIQRLKAGEIDILPALIPTTEGVAGLRFTSPYVTNPYTLVSAVTPGSPRTLDDLAGKRLAIYHSHPMRAFILARAPQVRMLDVQSPAQGLEMVMKGEADAALSSLFMTRYLIARYYSGRLRISSTVGDEPARIALATGSDALELHSILNKALLSISPQEMDDLVARWSNDVVVDDSYWLRHRQGIVQAFAVAGALLLLALGWIAWQRRQIRQRQQWLRQLQDAKAEAEDANGAKTTFLATMSHELRTPLYALIGMLELALKRADEGVTDRSAIEVASSAAQQLLALIGDILDIARIESGHLSLTPERANLRGLVESVCRVFEGLARQKELAWRIYLDEHSDCDVLIDPTRFKQVLSNLLSNAIKFTHEGEVSLTLRVAAVMSGHLAVSVHIEDTGIGISTVDRRRLFSPFIQADNGRQSARSGSGLGLVISRTLCEMMGGRLQLDSVLGQGTRVDIDLELTALSPLPSSGGVDSGLQAPTRPLTILVVDDHPANRLLLSRQLSHLGHCVLEAEEGARALKLWRKHEFDLVVTDCNMPRLSGYELAGAIRDEERAQGLPPTLILGFTANARPEEKARCLEAGMDDCLFKPILLADLHAWLASRFLNQAPEPVAEPSTPEMDLSGLEQYVGADRTLIDRLVRELTVTNRVDRDDLLQAHANGNHRVLRDLAHRIKGGARMVRAQRLIEGCEQLELVINGGDPELLKEAVDQLQRAMSSLEEHLKQG from the coding sequence ATGCTATGTCTTGTATCGCAGGCCCTGGTCGCGGTAGCCGACGAGCCTAAGCCATTGCGCCTGCTGGGGCGCTCCACGGTGGAGGGCTATGCCGTCCAGCTGGGTATGGATGATCGCAATTGGCTGGTCAGCAAAAGGGTGTTGCGCGTCGGAGTAACGGGGCCGGACTACCCGCCCTTCGAATTGACGCGCAATCACGATGAGCTGGAGGGCATTACCGCCGATTACGTCGAGTTGCTTGCGCAACTGCTGCACGTCAACGTCGAGGTGCTGCGCTATGGCACACGCGAGTCGGCGATGGAGGCACTCAAACGCAAAGACCTGGATCTGCTGGGAACCTCCAACAGCTTCGAGGCCGCCGATCCCGAACTGAATCGAACCAGCGCCTATGCCGAAGATCAGCCGATGCTGGTCACCAGACTGGACGAGCGCATGCCCGAGGATCTGGAGGGTAAACGCATCGCCATGGTCGCCGACTATCTGCCGGAGCAGACCGTCAAAGCCTTCTATCCCAAGGCTGATCTGCAACGTTACCCGTCGGCGCTCGATGCACTCGGAGCCGTGGCATACAGGCAGGATGATGTGTATCTCGGCGACCTTATCAGTGCCAATTACCTGATCAACAACAACTACCACAATAACGTTCAGTTGATGGGGCCATCCGGCCTTGACGCCAACCCGTTCGGTTTCGCATTGGTGCGGGACAATACGCGCCTGAAAAACATCGTCGACCAGGCACTGGCGGCGATCCCGATGGAGCAACGCTCTGCCATCGAGCAACGATGGAGTGCCGGCCGCGCCAATCGACTGGGTCTGCAGCGGGTGAGTCTGAGCGCCAGTGAACAGCACTGGCGGGATCAGCATCCGACGGTGAGGGTCGGAGTGGTCGGGGATTTTGCGCCTTTGACTTTCTATGATGCCGAAAGGCGATTCAGCGGGTTGACCGCGCAATTGTTGACGCTGATCAGCCAGCGTAGCGGTTTGAACTTTGACGTGCAGCGGGGCCAATCCCTGGACGAGCAGATCCAGCGACTCAAGGCTGGCGAGATCGACATATTGCCGGCGCTCATCCCCACGACTGAAGGTGTGGCCGGGCTGCGTTTTACCAGCCCTTACGTCACCAATCCATACACGCTGGTCAGTGCAGTCACCCCCGGCAGCCCGAGAACTCTGGATGATCTGGCCGGCAAACGCCTGGCGATTTATCACAGTCATCCCATGCGCGCATTCATTCTTGCCAGGGCACCGCAGGTGCGGATGCTGGATGTGCAAAGCCCGGCCCAAGGCCTGGAAATGGTCATGAAGGGGGAAGCCGATGCCGCGCTCAGTTCATTGTTCATGACCCGCTACCTGATTGCCCGGTATTACAGCGGGCGTCTGCGCATCAGCAGTACCGTGGGCGATGAACCGGCACGCATCGCTCTGGCGACCGGAAGTGATGCGCTGGAGCTGCACTCGATACTGAACAAGGCATTGCTGAGCATCTCGCCCCAGGAGATGGACGATCTGGTGGCCCGCTGGAGCAATGACGTGGTGGTGGATGACAGCTATTGGTTGCGTCATCGCCAAGGCATTGTTCAAGCGTTTGCCGTGGCGGGAGCCTTGCTGTTGCTCGCCTTGGGCTGGATCGCCTGGCAGCGTCGGCAGATCCGCCAGCGCCAGCAATGGTTGCGGCAATTGCAGGACGCCAAGGCTGAGGCGGAGGATGCCAATGGCGCCAAAACCACTTTTCTGGCAACCATGAGCCACGAGCTACGCACACCGTTGTACGCCCTGATCGGCATGCTCGAACTGGCCTTGAAGCGTGCGGACGAGGGCGTCACCGACCGTAGCGCCATTGAGGTGGCGTCCAGCGCCGCACAACAATTGCTGGCGCTGATCGGCGACATTCTGGATATCGCGCGGATCGAGTCAGGGCATTTATCCCTGACCCCTGAGCGCGCCAATCTGCGGGGGCTGGTGGAGTCGGTGTGTCGGGTTTTCGAAGGCCTTGCGCGGCAGAAAGAGCTGGCGTGGCGAATCTATCTGGACGAACACAGTGACTGTGATGTGTTGATCGATCCCACCCGCTTCAAACAGGTGCTGTCCAATCTGCTGAGCAATGCCATCAAGTTCACCCATGAGGGTGAAGTGAGCCTGACGCTGCGAGTGGCGGCCGTCATGTCAGGACATCTGGCGGTCAGCGTGCACATTGAAGACACCGGCATTGGCATCAGCACCGTCGACCGACGGCGGTTGTTCAGCCCGTTCATCCAGGCCGATAACGGCCGACAGTCAGCCCGAAGCGGCTCTGGCCTGGGGTTGGTGATCAGCCGCACGCTGTGCGAAATGATGGGCGGGCGGTTGCAACTCGACAGCGTCCTTGGACAAGGCACGCGAGTGGACATTGACCTTGAGCTGACCGCCTTGTCACCGTTACCTTCCAGTGGCGGGGTGGATAGCGGGTTGCAGGCGCCGACACGGCCACTGACTATTCTGGTGGTCGATGATCACCCGGCCAATCGACTGTTGCTTTCACGGCAATTGAGCCACTTGGGGCATTGTGTTCTGGAGGCCGAAGAGGGCGCACGGGCGCTTAAGCTGTGGCGCAAACATGAGTTCGATCTGGTGGTTACCGACTGCAATATGCCCAGACTCAGCGGTTATGAACTGGCGGGTGCAATACGCGATGAGGAGCGCGCCCAGGGATTGCCGCCGACGTTGATTCTGGGGTTTACCGCCAATGCACGGCCCGAGGAGAAGGCCCGCTGCCTGGAGGCGGGCATGGACGATTGCTTGTTCAAACCCATCCTGCTGGCGGATTTGCACGCTTGGCTGGCGTCCAGGTTTTTGAACCAGGCGCCAGAACCTGTCGCAGAACCCTCAACGCCGGAGATGGACTTGAGTGGCCTGGAGCAATACGTCGGTGCGGACCGCACGTTGATTGATCGCCTAGTGCGCGAACTGACGGTGACCAACCGGGTGGATCGGGATGATCTGCTCCAGGCGCACGCCAATGGCAATCACCGTGTGCTGCGCGACCTGGCGCACCGCATCAAGGGCGGTGCGCGCATGGTTCGGGCGCAGCGTTTGATCGAGGGCTGCGAGCAGCTGGAGCTCGTCATCAACGGGGGAGATCCGGAGCTGCTCAAGGAAGCCGTCGATCAATTGCAGCGCGCGATGTCATCGCTGGAAGAACACTTGAAACAAGGCTGA
- a CDS encoding lysine N(6)-hydroxylase/L-ornithine N(5)-oxygenase family protein: MTQAIASPIVHDLIGVGFGPSNLALAIALQERGPSQGELDVLFLDKQADYRWHGNTLVTQSELQISFLKDLVTLRNPTSPYSFVNYLKHHGRLVDFINLGTFYPCRMEYNDYLRWVAGQFTGQSRYGEEVLTIEPVLHNQQVEALRVISRDTQGLQHVRTTRSVVVSAGGTPRIPEAFKALKDDGRVFHHSQYLERMARQPCVNNQPMNIAIIGGGQSAAEAFIDLNDSFPTVQVDMILRGSALKPADDSPFVNEVFSPEFTDLVFQQASSERERLVNEYHNTNYSVVDIDLIERIYGIFYRQKVSGVARHAFRTLTTVEKATATEHGIELTVRNNATGEVTVRRYDAVVLATGYERQMHRKLLAPLEQYLGDFEVDRNYRLITDERCKAGIYMQGFCQASHGLSDTLLSILPIRADEIAGSLYDHGKSRGRSVRDVLLATAS; the protein is encoded by the coding sequence ATGACACAGGCAATTGCATCGCCCATCGTTCACGACCTGATCGGCGTCGGTTTCGGCCCTTCCAACCTGGCCCTGGCCATCGCCCTGCAAGAGCGCGGGCCGAGCCAGGGCGAGCTGGATGTGCTGTTTCTCGACAAGCAGGCGGACTACCGCTGGCACGGCAATACCCTGGTCACCCAGAGCGAACTGCAGATCTCGTTTCTCAAGGATCTGGTGACCCTGCGCAACCCGACCAGTCCGTACTCCTTCGTCAATTACCTCAAGCATCATGGTCGTCTGGTGGACTTCATCAACCTCGGCACCTTCTATCCGTGCCGCATGGAGTACAACGACTACCTGCGCTGGGTCGCCGGGCAATTCACCGGGCAGAGCCGCTACGGCGAGGAAGTGCTGACCATCGAGCCGGTGCTGCACAACCAGCAGGTCGAGGCGCTGCGGGTGATCTCGCGGGACACTCAGGGGTTGCAGCATGTGCGCACCACCCGTTCGGTGGTGGTCAGCGCCGGCGGTACACCGCGCATTCCCGAAGCGTTCAAGGCACTGAAGGATGACGGTCGGGTGTTCCACCATTCCCAGTACCTGGAGCGCATGGCCAGGCAACCGTGCGTGAACAACCAACCGATGAACATCGCAATCATCGGCGGTGGGCAGAGCGCGGCGGAGGCCTTCATCGACCTCAACGACAGCTTCCCGACGGTGCAGGTGGACATGATCCTGCGCGGCTCGGCCCTGAAGCCGGCCGATGACAGCCCCTTCGTCAACGAAGTGTTCTCGCCGGAATTCACCGACCTGGTGTTCCAGCAGGCCAGCAGCGAACGCGAGCGTCTGGTCAACGAGTACCACAACACCAACTATTCGGTGGTGGACATCGACCTGATCGAACGTATCTACGGGATTTTCTACCGGCAGAAAGTCTCGGGCGTCGCGCGCCATGCGTTCCGTACCCTGACCACCGTCGAAAAAGCCACCGCCACCGAGCACGGTATCGAATTGACGGTGCGCAATAATGCTACCGGTGAAGTCACGGTTCGGCGTTACGACGCCGTGGTACTGGCCACCGGTTACGAGCGGCAGATGCACCGCAAACTGTTGGCGCCGCTGGAGCAATACCTCGGCGATTTTGAGGTCGATCGCAACTACAGGCTGATCACCGACGAGCGCTGCAAGGCCGGGATCTACATGCAGGGTTTCTGCCAGGCCAGCCACGGCTTGAGCGACACCTTGCTGTCGATCCTGCCGATCCGCGCCGATGAAATTGCCGGCTCGTTGTATGACCATGGCAAATCCCGTGGCCGATCGGTGAGGGACGTGTTGTTGGCAACTGCCAGCTGA